ATAAGTTGCCAATTCATTTGCCACAACCACATGCATACCATACTTCCTCATCGCCGTGTCAGCTTTCTGAAGCAAGATATCAGGATCTGTTTCCAACTGTTAAACAGAAATAAAGACAATTGATGATGGCAAACATTAAAACAAATACAATAAATGTGAATCTTTCTCTCAAAATATATAACTTcctcattttcttttaaaaaaaacactaTGGTTAAATCCCTCCCAATAATATTGTTTTGTAGATCTGAACTTCAGCTTTTGGCAGAAAGTCCTCTAGTCCTGGCTAGCTTACTTCTCATTTATGTTAATCAAACTTAACCGTGTTATTTTCCCTACCATAATTGCAAATATTATGTGATCAAAGCGTGAACAAAAGTTCTAACCTTGAACGAGATGCAAAATGCTGCTGGCGCCCAGTCCTTCCTCATAACAGAAAGCATTTTAGGGACCTGAGTCAGTCGCATGTCAAGGGGACCTTCTGCAGACTGGATCTTATGTTTTGCCTGTGCAATCAACATTAggttgaaaaaaaatcaaattgattATAAGAAATGATGCTAAGCCTATTTTACTAGTTCAGTCGAGTCAGGGCTGGCAATTTGTCATACCATGTCATGTTTTTGTATCACAAGTGAGTTGTGTAATTTGTGTAACTATGAAActatataaaatatgataaagCTAATTTGatattatgaaaaaataattttacatgACCTGTGAGTAATTGAActttttaaaaagttaatttaCACAGTAAAAACAATAAttgaagagttttaaaattaatatacttGGTAACCGGTCAATCATGTCATCCATTTACATTTTAAGTTCACACTTTCTGATTGTCTCTAGAATTGTGGTTCAAGTTGATGCAAGCCTAAGTTTATCAAATTAGTCAAAAAAGCAGCTAACCCTGTTAGTTTTCTACCTCAGGAAGAAACATACTCTCGCTATTAAAAACAAATCTAGGAAacattaaaaaaaaggaaagatcacAACAATTCACCAAACAGTTTCTGGGAGTTTTCCTTCATAGAGTTGAGTAAATAATTATTGGgccaaataaaagaaaaagagtgaCAAAGATGtcatataataacaagtacagaACAATTCTTCAAAGCTATAGTGTCTAACTCAAGAGAGGCATATCCTTTCACTACTCTAGGTGGTTTCTCCTCGTGCATGCATAGAATGTTTTTGATAGAAGAAATTAATTTCACATAAAAATATTCAAAGCAGCTACCAACTTGAGATAATGGAGATTCAAGATTCAGTCCTATTTTAACGGCAATATTAGTTACTACTTCACTTAGTATAAATCAGGTTATATTTCAACTTAAGCAAATAACATAGAACACAACTAATTATTCATTCAAAAGTTCAAATATATAAGGGACTTCTATACTTGTACCATATTTTCCCAAGGAACGTAAAAATCTGATACAGCAGCAGCAAGATAGAACATCCCAAGTGACTTCAGACAATCCATTGATAGAGCCACCATCTGCAAAATCTGTTGACGAAAAACAATTGTTTCATGTATTCCTATAATAAATTAGCAATAATAGGAACTGGAAAGAGATTATTCACTAGTGTCTACATATGGGCGAGTCTATGAATCCGTtaatgaaaaaaaacaaaaaggaaaggCAAGGGGTAAAATTTTGTGAACTACTTTTCCTTTAGCACTAGATTGAAGAAACAATGAGATGATTATAAGAAATCTACATTTTTGGTGTCATTGAATAAGACTACAAGCTCACTAGTTGACAACACATCTCTATCATTGATGGATACACCATTAATCTACAAAGTTTGCAAATCTGCTCAAAGCCAGCATCTTGTCACTGAAAAGTCAATTATAGGGGAGACAAACATCGAAATAACACTCTTCTGTTGCAACAATCTTACTGGATAAATAACCCTTTCTTTTGCAGGAACTACAAAGCAATGTGAACATCTCTAACCTGAAGATACTCAAAAATTGTGGTGAATGGAAGTTTCAGCAGCATACCTCCTTCTACTGCCTGAGACAAGACAGCCTGCGTTAGCTTCTACTGTCTCTAAAGataaaaattcataatttttacaCTAACTGGATTTGATGAAAGATTATCACGGATAATTCACTTAAAAGGGTTAAACTTTATACCTTTCTATATTCGCTTATTGATCTCTTTACGACAACATCATGTGATTCACTCACTGCAATGATATATCATCAGAAAGATATACTTTCAATATTAAAGTTGGCATCAAAGAAAGGATATTTTGATAAACTCAGATTGCAGTTCAGTGAATAGCATACAACAAATTGACCTAGTGTAACTAAAAGAAGGAATGGGATCTCAGTGAAGTGACAGTATCGGTGACTGACTGAACCAGGATGCTTTCATCTTCTTCATGTACATCATATTCACATTCCTTCTTCTAGTGTTGCTCCCCTTCCAGTATTTGCTTATTGATCTCTTTCTCTTTACGACATTATTGTGTGATGCATTCACTGCAGTGATATATTGCCAGAAAGATATACTTCTGATATCAAAGTTAGTATTAAAGAAAGTACTACTGTTTGGTTTAAAGGGATTTTTCTGTACAGATAAAACAAATTGACCTACTGTTATTAAAAGAAGGAACTATTTCAAAGTAAGGTGTTGGTTTTAGTGAACTGATTGGACCAGAGTTGTTATATGCCTCCATTTCAACCTAATCCACCCTAGCCCCCCTTCTTCTCTCTTCTACAAATTTTGTCAAAACTGACTTTTTTCAAGGCCAATTGACCAAATTTCCATATATAGCCTTACCCTTGGGAATCGGAAAGTGCTTAAGGATAACATGGGTCTGGTGTCTGGACCAATATTAGTTACTATTAGTATCATCGATTGAGATGTATATCAATGATAAAAGTCATGGCCATTAAGGGCATGATGGTTTGGTATTATGTAAGGTATTAGACACTTGCCCAAGTAAATCAACACGAGAAAAATTGAAAGACAAATTATGTTTGGTTCAACACAAGATGTAAACCAAAATGTGAAATTGTCCATTTGATTCGACAGGTTCCATTAAATTCTCAAACATCTACAATTACAATACAAATTACTGGTAAATAAAACACaacattttgattttatttttctctaaaaGTTGTAATTTTAGAAAATCATTTGATATATCTTTAAGAAGAGTATTTGGACCAATATCCCTTGTGAAATAAAATAAGGCATCGTGTTAATTATAATAAACATtaagaattatattaaatataatataatatttatataatttaacagttctaagataaaaaataaaataaaatattactaACTAAAAGAACTTAGATTTCTTTTGGCATATTGCTTTGACAATTTAAATTCTCAATTGCCTCGAATTATCACACAAATTACTTGTTGGTGAAACATGAAAATGTGATTACATTGTCATTTAAAGTATCTTTAAGAAGAGTGTTTGGACCAATATCTTTTATGGAATAAAATAATGCGTAATATCATGTATATATTATGTGTGTGTGTATGTATATAGCAATTATACTAtacaaaataataatatgatatcaCTAAAATTTAGTCTTTCATAGTGGTAATAGTTAAATTTAGATTTCTTTTTGACACCAGTTTATAAATGTAGATATGGTCGCTGAATGGATGCTTGTCCCAGAAAATACCTCAACTGAAGTGCGCACTTCAGGAGAAGACTACTGAACATAATTGAGGTTCTTAGGCAACACCTTGCTCTCTTGGACACTTAGGCACCATTTAATAAGAAAAAATACACCTAGTACATAGTATAATTAGCAATCTGGGTAATCATTACTTCTAGAAGCGAATAATATGTTCCTATCTTCATCTAATGTGGCTCTTGCAGATTATGGAATTTTCTCATAATAAAAAGTTAGCTATCACAGTTTATGATCCAGATAAGTTAGCTATCAGGTCAAGTCTGActtattttaaagtttaaaagacCTTTATGAGATCTTAAGAAAGCAGAAATTTATAAATTTCAAGTGCCATCGACTAGGTTCACTTCAGGCCTACCTCAATTGTCCGTATTCAAAACCATAATTCATTATATTGCAGATTATAATCTAATTAACAAGTGTTCTCATAAGTTATGCAAAAGAAGAAACAAACTAATTGTAAATTGCAGTAAAGGGTCACCTAAACTAGTAACTCAGCAATATTATCATACTACAGAATCACATACCTTTAATGGTTGAATCTTCTGCAATTTCAAAAAAATCAAGAAACGAATCCTGTGGAAGATATCTGCAGTATGGTTGACAACTGCCCCTGAAACCAGAAATTATTAATGTGACTATGATTTTGGTTTTCGTGTAGGCTAGAGAAGTTGCCCGTCTAAACTACAACTATCACCATCTAACAACTGGAACTAGTCAACCAACT
This window of the Zingiber officinale cultivar Zhangliang chromosome 3B, Zo_v1.1, whole genome shotgun sequence genome carries:
- the LOC121967707 gene encoding phosphopantothenate--cysteine ligase 2-like; this translates as MDSIKGVKEPVESDVESFFSKAPPLKDRDKLFEKLKGFIDRVVRSSENGKPVRVVCVTSGGTTVPLEQRCVRYIDNFSSGNRGAASTECFVKAGYAVIFLYRWGSCQPYCRYLPQDSFLDFFEIAEDSTIKVSESHDVVVKRSISEYRKAVEGGMLLKLPFTTIFEYLQILQMVALSMDCLKSLGMFYLAAAVSDFYVPWENMAKHKIQSAEGPLDMRLTQVPKMLSVMRKDWAPAAFCISFKLETDPDILLQKADTAMRKYGMHVVVANELATYKSEVTVVTRCGKTKVCSRAKDHDLEMELVDILVEQHSLHQEV